The Geoalkalibacter subterraneus genome contains the following window.
GAATATCCTTGCCGGAAGCTTCCAGAGCCTGCTTGGCCATCATGGCAAGCCCGCGGCAGCAGGGTACTTCCATGATGGTGACGGTCAGGGATTTGATGTCGTTGTTTTTCAGAATCGCCGTCAGCTTCTCCATGTACGGGCCGGTGTCGTCCAGCTTGGGACAGGCATTGACCAGCACTTTGCCCTTGATGAAATCGCGGTGGAAGTCGCCGTAGGCGAAGGGCGTACAGTCGGCGGCGATCAGCAGATGGGCGTCCTGCAGCCAGGGAGCGCTGGGCGGCACCAGGTGCAACTGGGTCGGCCATTGGCGCAGTTCGGAAGCCACTTTGCCGGTGGTGCTGTTGCTGGTTTCGTTCTTTTCGATGGTTCTCACGTTGCTGCCGGGGCAGCCGCAGGCCAGGTTTTTCATAGTTCGATCTCCTTTTAAAATCAATAACTTTAACGCTGAGTCGCTGAGAGGGAGAGATTTTGAGAAAAAATCTTTTGGTTTTACTCTCCGTGGATTCTTAGGCTCTGCGTCTCTCCGTTTAGATCTTGGCGCCTTGGTGGCTGCCTTCTATTCCTGCTCTTCCAGGTAACTGTTGATTTCCTCTTCGATCTTCGCTTCCGCCTGTTCGCCCAGGGCGTGGATGCCGACCACGTCCTTGAGCAGGCAGATGCCGACGCCGCAGGTCACGCAGCCGATATCGTATTTCTGCAGAATCTCCCCGATGCGGGGATGTTTTTCGAGTACGGTCTGAATCTGCTCGTTGCCGAGATCGTTTTTCAGGTTCATGCCTGCCTCCTCTTTGTTGATCTGGACGCAGAATATCGCAGAACCCGCAAGGGGAACATGACCTGGGTCAAAAACCGGGGAAAAATGTTTTTTTCAGGGATGAAAGGGGAAAAAGTGACTGTCGAAGAGATAAAGGCACTCGCCGAACCTACTCGCGCGCCGGACCCGGGGTATCGTCGCCGCGAGGGTTGGTCCCGGGGAGAGAGGATCCGGAACCGGGGATGGAGCCGGTGTCGAAATTGACTCCGCCCGGCTGAACGGCGTTCTGCGGAGTTTCGTAGATAAAGTCCCACTGGGAGTAGCGTTCAGCTCCGGAAAAAGCTTCCAGCCCTGCCGGAAAATTGTCCGTTTGAAACGGTTTTTCGTCACTGGAGCTGCGCACCCCACGGATACGACCGCCCTGATCCTTGATCAGCACAAAGGGCTCGCCGGTCATGGGGTCGGGATAGATGCTGCGAAGATGACGCACCACGCCGGCAGAACGCGGGTCACGCACAAGATCCTCGAGGCGGCTGGGCAGCATTCCGGTACCGCTGGAGGTTTTTTCACGCCCCGGGGGTTGGAACGCACGAGGCTGGGATCCCCCGCGGAAATCGGCATTATAATAACTTTCAATGGCGCGCTGATACTGCTGGCCGACCCAGAGCAACTGCTGTTCGCGCGCCCGCTGGGTGATGGTTTTCCAGCTGGTACCGGCCAGGGCCGCCCCCAGACCCATTACGACCACCGCAACCAGCACGACAATCAACATGGCGCCGCGCTGATTGCGCAGGGGGTGCAACGGAGAACTGAGACAAGACTTCATCGCAGATCACTTGCGGCCAAATCGCACACCGGGTCCGGAATCATGAAGGCCATTTCGTGAAAAAACGGCTCCCCCGGCGGCGAAGCAACATATACGGGCTGAAGAACTCTCACACTTTACCTTTTAAATCAGCAACTTGCACTGAACCCTTCGCTTCGCAAGCGAAAGGCATGATTTTTGGATGACATTTAACAGGATGTTCATAGAAATTAGCGTAAAACCACCCTCCAGGGCAAGAGTTCGCATCGTATCAAGGCGGCTGCAGCCCCATTTTCCAACCGGCGGAGAAACTGAATGAGCCGACAATTTCTCGTTATCAACCACTCTTCAACCCTGCGCAAGATCGTCCGCACCCAGATCCGTGCCACCCTCAACGACACGGTGGTTCTCGAGGCTGAACAGGCGGACGAAGCTCTGCGCATGATCCGGGACCGGCAATGCCACACGGCCCTCTTCCTTTGGGATCAGGCGTTGCCGCAGAATCGTGAACTGCTGGAGAAGCTGGCGGAACTGCCGGAAGATCAGCGGGTGCCGACACTGGTCATGACAACGGACGTGCGCAGCGAAACCCTCGACCTCTTCAGGCAGACCGGCATCAATGAACACCTGCCATGGCCCTGCCCTTCGGAAACACTGGCAGAGACACTCAACCGCATCTGCAACCCGGTCTCTTTACGCCGCGACAAACGCCACGCCTTCTCCCACGCCAATTTTCTTCTCGAACAGCGCGGCCACGCTTTTGAAGGAACCCTCGTCAATGCCAGCCTCGGCGGACTGCTGGGTGAGATGCCTTACAGCGACAATTTCAACTGGTCGCTGCCCGCCACCGCCAGCATCAACCTGACCGTGGATGGCGACAGTTATATCGCGCCCCATCTCTATTGCGCGGTGGTCCAGGTGACCGTCATTCGGCGCTACCCGGACTTTTCCCCCAAGATGCTGCGGATTTCTTTCAACTTCCTGCAGATCCCGGAAACCTCCCGCCAAACTCTCGAGCGGGCCTTCGAGCGTGCCGAAGCGGCACAGGATCCTGGAGAGAACCTGTACGCAGAGAAGATCACCGCAAACTGAAATCACCTTTGCTGCCAGCTGCCGTCAGACTGCTGCAGGTACCAGCCGGGGCGCGCCTTCTCACGCCAGCTCTGGGCAAAAATCTGCTGGACTTCGTCAGCTTTATCGGCAAAACCGTTGGCGCGGGCAATCTCGGCATAGAGCCGCAAACGGTCGGCGTTTTCATCAGCCACCAGCCGGTTGACCCGTGCCCGCTCCTTCAATTCCAGACCATCGGGAGACCGCACTGCCAACAAACCATCCTGCCCGATTCCGATATGCCCGGAGTCAAGGAAGGGCGCCAATTCGGCGCCACGCTCGGTCATGGCCGCACGAATGGCGCGAATCTCCGGCGTGCTGATATCGATATCCTGCTGCGCATAGGCGCTTCGCGCCCCGAACAGCTGCTGCAGAAAGCTCCCGGGTCCGACTGGCGCGTCCTGCGCAGGGGACCTTTCCGCACCGGGTGCCCCTGGAGTACCGTACACCTCGTCCACGATCCGCTCCGCCGCCTGCCGCACATCCTCCGCCGGGAAATAGATATTGATCGTGACACAGGATACCGCCACAAGCATCCCGAACATCGCCCAAAAAAAGGATTTTCTCATTTCGCCTCCTCACTCCTGATCATCACTGCACCCGCTCCATCCGTCCGAGCCGCTTGAGCATCTCCCGAAAGGAAATCTGATTCTGCGGAGCGATGATGTCGATTTTGGGCGGCAGCAGCCCCCCGTCCACAAGAACGTTACGCGCCGGGTCAGCCGTTCCCCTCAGCGTGAAAACATCATTTTCCAAAGTACAGGACAACCCGATGGCACGGTAGTTATACGAATCGATAAAGCGGTGTATGCCGCTGGAAAGCGTCCCGTAGAGCCCTCCCTGGCTGAGTAGCGTCAGGTTGCGTACCGCTTTGACGTTGATGACACGCTCCCCCTCGGGGCGGGTCGCAAGGGTGGCCCGAAAATGCGTCGGCATGGTCCCGAACAAACTCAGATCCTGTACCCTGCCGTCCATGGTACCGGTGATCTCCCCGAGCTCGGCGGTTCGCGTCAACTGCCCGAGGTCGATCCCCTCGAAGGTCAGCTCTCCGCCGAAAACGGGAAAGCGCGTTCCGATGTGTTCCGCCCGGATTCCATCCAGCCGCACTTGTCCGTCAAACACGTTCGCAACCGCCTGCCCTTGCGTTTCCAGGCTGCCGTTACGGTAGTGCAGACGGGGCAGATCGGCTGCCAGTCGCCCGCTGATGCGCGGCAGGTCGTAACGTGAGGCGAGCAGATCCAGATCGATATCGGCAATCATCAGGCGGCCGAGAGCCTGAAACCCGTCGGGGCCCCAATCGAACTCAACCCCCGACAGACTAAGAATGCCACCTGCAAGAAAAAATACCAGCGGCGATCGCACTTCAATATGGTTGGTCCCGACCATCAGATCGATGCCCTGTTGTGGCGCAAACCGGGCGGGACCCAAAACCAGGTAGGAGGTCTTAACAAAACCCGCACGCGCTGCAGAACCCGCCGATTCCGGCATTGGGCCCTGCAAAAGCCAGTCGACAGGGATTCGTCCCTGTAGCCCGCGGACCTCGAAGGCATGACGGGGCCAGCGCAGGCGCACATTTTCCGGTTGGAGCACACCCTGCAGCCTCAAGCTGTCCTTCGCGCCCTGCAGCGAAGCATAGGCCCCGAAGCGGCCGGAAATTTCCAGATCGTCATCGGCGAGAACAGGCGGCAGATCAATGCTCTGTCGTAGAGTCTGCCAACTGCGCTGCAGATCGGAAGCGGTCAGGCTGACTCGGAGATCGAGTTCGTCCCCCTGCCAAAGGGCGCTGCCTTCGATCGACGCCAGATCAGCAAGCTCGAAGTCGATCCTTTCCAGGTGACGGCGCTTCAGATCGGGCGAGAGCTCGCCTGCCAGCGAGAAGCGACCCTGCCGCCCGGAAAAGTCGGCAAAGAAATTGTTATGCAGAATCTCGCCGACCCCAATCTCTCCGTTAAAATTCCAGCGCAAGCCTGAATCAGGGTGCCAGATCAGCTCGCCCGTCAATCCGGCCGCCCCGCGGGTGAATCCGGAAAGACCGCTGGCGGCCAGATATTCAAAATCGGACAGCCGCACCGATTCGGCAGCCAGGCGCGCCGCCGCCCCAACTCTGTCATAATGGATCTCCCCCTTTGCCTGCAGCTTAGCCTGAAGATCTTCTCTGCCCAGATCCGCAGAGAGGCTATTCAAGCAAAAGTGCACTTCATCGGGCGTTACGCGGGCATTCCCGGTCAGAGCCGGTGAAGAAATTTCCACGTCCTGCCATCGCAGGGCATCGGCATCCGCTCTTATCTTTTCCAGCCGAATCGGATCGCCGGGATGAAAAACCAGGGAGGCCTGGCCACCGCGAAGCGAAAGACCGGTGGGCAGCGCATTCCGGTTGAAAAGAGACGCAAATGTGGAATCGTCCAGGTTTGACAGACGTGCCTCCAGGCGCATCATTGTTCCCTGCAGATCGAGCAGCGTCCGCCCGCCCACAGACAAACGACCACCGATGGAGAGAGAGGGTGTGACTTCAAGCCTGAACTTCCCAGCCAACTCTTCGAGGCTGACCATCATTTCCGGGGAATCGGACAGTGGATCTTTCGACTTTTGCCCCTGAAATTCCACGTCAATGACAGGCGCGTCATAGGTGCCCGATAAATGAGCAAGCGTCCTCAGCCCGCCACGAAGAGGAAAGGCCTCCTGCTGTATGAGAAGTTGCTGCAGCCAGGAACTCTCGACATACGGGGACGACAGCACGCCGGTTATCTCTTCGCCCGTTCCCTGCACCCGCCCCTGTACCTTCTGCTGCCCGAGCGGAGTCAACGACAGATCCGCGCGCCAGCGCGAATCGCCGGCCCCCAGATGGATCTCTGCGCCGCTGAAATCGAGCGTGCGCTCTTCGTGGGCAACTCGCCCCCGGGAAGCCGTCAGGAGAAGTTCAATGGCATCTTCTGCCGGCACCAGTCTGGCGACGAGGTCCTGCAGATCGAAGTCCAGCGAAGGAGGGAGGGCCAGAGAATGGCCGAAAACGGATGTCCAATGGAGAAGATCCTCTTTGTTGAACCGGGCAAGGGCGAAATGGATCTCGGAGGCTGAAAATCGCTCTCCGAAAAGAACGCGCACCGGGCGGCTCAGCAGGTCATGCTGATCCCAGTTCAGGGTCTCCAGTGCCAGAACGGCCTCGGGGGGTGGCGTAAGAGAGCCTCGTGCGGTCAGCGCAACGGAGCGTTGCTCGCCGACACGCGCACTCAGGTCAAAATCTAAAGGATCGTCCCGTGACCGGCTCTGCGCCTTCAGGTTCACCTGCTGCATCCGCAGGTTCAGGGTTCCCAGGTCGAAATGCAGGTCGCCCTGCACGATCTGAAGCTGTTCGACGTGAAAGCCTTTTGTCCCGGGGATGACGAGACCCGAGGAGTCCTGATCCGTTCTGGATTGGACCGCCAGGCGAGGATTTTCGATTTCTACGGCGGCCAGGGTGCGGTTTACGAGCAGTTGTTTCGGGGAGTAACGCAGCTGGATTCCGGGAACTTCAAAATGGAAATCGGGCGAGCGGCTCACCACCAGATCATTAATGCGAGCCCGGGACTTTTCCAGGTGCAAAGACCCGATACGCACCTGTCCCTCGAGGCGCTCGGCCAGAAAAGCCTCGATCCGTGGACGCGCCACCTCGTTCAACAGCGGATCGCGCCACAGCCAGGCCGCGCCCAACAGGATACAGACGCCCGCAATGAGGATGGCGAATAGAACCAAAGCATTACGGAGCGTCTTCATAGGTCTTTCGCCCGGTGTGTTTGAAGTTCACGTCCGGATCAAATCCCGGCATTCCGCCAGCATTACAGATCAATGGGCTTCGCGCCAATTGGCGCCCACTCCCACCTCCACATCCAGCGGCACCCGCAATTCTACCGCGTTTTCCATTTCGTGCTTGACCAGCGCACTGACCTCATCCAACTCTGCGCGCGGCACATCGAAAACCAACTCATCATGAACCTGCAGCACCATGCGGGTTTTGAGGGACTGGGCCTGCAGACGTTTGAAGACACCGATCATGGCGAGTTTGATGATGTCGGCCGCCGACCCCTGAATAGGGTAATTGGTGGCGTTGCGCTCGGCATAGCTGCGGAAGTTGGGGTTTTTGCTGTCGATCTCGGGGATGGCACAGCGCCGGCCCAGCAGGGTTTTGACGTACTTGTTGCTGCGCGCCTCCTCGCGCCTGGCCTCGAGAAACTCCGCCACACGCGGCAGCCGCTCAAAATAGGCGTCGATAAAGCCCTGCGCCTGCTTGCGGTCGATCCCGAGGCTTTTCGCCAGGCTGAACGCGCCCATGCCGTAAAGCACGCCAAAGTTGATGGTCTTGGCCTGGCGGCGCTGTTCATCGCTGACCATCTCGGGAAAGACGCCGAAGATCTCGCAGGCGGTACGGCGATGGATATCCTCGCCGCGTGCGAAACTCTCCTTGAGAACCTCCTCGTCGGCCAGGTGCGCCAGAATGCGCAGCTCGATCTGAGAGTAGTCGGCGGCCAGCAGGACGTTGCCCTCATCGGGGATGAAGGCTTCGCGAATCCGCCGCCCTTCCGGTGTGCGGATCGGAATGTTCTGCAGGTTGGGATCACTCGAAGACAGACGGCCGGTGGCAGTCACCGTCTGGTTGAAACTGGTGTGGATGCGCCCCGTTTCGGGATGAATCAGCTTCGGCAGGGCATCGGTGTAAGTGCCCTTGAGCTTGGAGATGCCGCGGTGTTCGAGGATGCGCGCGGCGATGGCGTGATCCTCGGCCAGCTTCTGCAGAACCTCGACATTGGTGGACCAACCGGTCTTGGTCTTTTTGCCGCGGGCGAGGCCAAGCTTCTCGAACAGAACTTCTCCGGTCTGCTTGGGTGAGGCGATGTTGAACGTACAGCCGGCCAGCTCATGAATCTCAGATTCCAGGGCGGAGAGCTTCTGTTCCATCTCGCGGGAGAGATTGCCCAGCACCTGCGGATCGACGCGCACCCCCTGCCATTCCATATCGGCGAGGATCGCCACCAGCGGCATCTCCACCTCATGGAAGAGCTTTTCCTGTTCGCTCTTGTTGAGCATGGGGGCGAGCTTCTGCGCCAGCTGCAGGGTGACGTCGGCATCTTCGGCCGCGTAGGTCACCGCCTTTTCCACCTCGACCTCGGCGAAGCTGATCTGATTGCGCCCGCTGCCGGCGACCTCTGAGAAAGGGATGGTGCGGCGCCCAAGCAGCTCGGCGGCCATATTGTCCATGCCGTGGCTCTTGGCGGCAGGGTTGGCCAGATAGCTCGCCACCATGGTATCGAAATCGGTGCCCTGCACCCGGATGCCGGCCCGGCGCAGGACCAGCAGGTCGTACTTGGCGTTCTGGGCGATTTTGGGTTTATTGGGATCCTCCAATAGCGGCCGCAGCCGCTCCAGCACCCGGTCGCGGTCCAGCTGCTGCGGGGCTCCCAAGTAGTGATGCCCCAGGGGGATATACCAGGCCTCGCCCGCCTGGACGGCAAAGGAGATCCCCACCAGATCGGCACGCATGGCATCGAGACTGGTCGTCTCGGTGTCAAAGCTGATGCGGGAAGCTTCTTCCAGCCGCTTTATCAGCTGATTGAGCGCCTCTTCAGTCATCACCGCCTGGTAGTCATCATCGCGTGAGCCGGCATCGGCAAAAAACTCCTGCTGCAGCTTATGAAATTCCAGCTCGCCGAACAGTGCGGTCAATGCTTCACGATCCGGATCACCGGTAGCCAGGGCATCGTATCCGACCCCCAGGGAAAGATCATCGCGCAGCGTCACCAACCGCTTGGAGAGCAGCGCCTGTTCACCGAACTCCTGCAGCTTGTCCTTCATCTTGCCTTTGACTTCATCGAGGCGGGCCA
Protein-coding sequences here:
- a CDS encoding response regulator, whose amino-acid sequence is MSRQFLVINHSSTLRKIVRTQIRATLNDTVVLEAEQADEALRMIRDRQCHTALFLWDQALPQNRELLEKLAELPEDQRVPTLVMTTDVRSETLDLFRQTGINEHLPWPCPSETLAETLNRICNPVSLRRDKRHAFSHANFLLEQRGHAFEGTLVNASLGGLLGEMPYSDNFNWSLPATASINLTVDGDSYIAPHLYCAVVQVTVIRRYPDFSPKMLRISFNFLQIPETSRQTLERAFERAEAAQDPGENLYAEKITAN
- the polA gene encoding DNA polymerase I, whose amino-acid sequence is MTEQPKRLYLIDGSSYIYRAYFAIRHLSNSKGMATNAVYGFTNMLLKVMREHAPDHLAVVFDARGPSFRKEIYPEYKANRAAMPEDLVPQIPLIKDLVRAFNLPALEFEGYEADDIIATLARKHAAEGMEVTIVSGDKDLMQVISERVRMLDTMKDKVFGLQEVQERFGGSPDKVVEVQALAGDSSDNVPGVPGIGEKTAVKLISQFGTVENLLARLDEVKGKMKDKLQEFGEQALLSKRLVTLRDDLSLGVGYDALATGDPDREALTALFGELEFHKLQQEFFADAGSRDDDYQAVMTEEALNQLIKRLEEASRISFDTETTSLDAMRADLVGISFAVQAGEAWYIPLGHHYLGAPQQLDRDRVLERLRPLLEDPNKPKIAQNAKYDLLVLRRAGIRVQGTDFDTMVASYLANPAAKSHGMDNMAAELLGRRTIPFSEVAGSGRNQISFAEVEVEKAVTYAAEDADVTLQLAQKLAPMLNKSEQEKLFHEVEMPLVAILADMEWQGVRVDPQVLGNLSREMEQKLSALESEIHELAGCTFNIASPKQTGEVLFEKLGLARGKKTKTGWSTNVEVLQKLAEDHAIAARILEHRGISKLKGTYTDALPKLIHPETGRIHTSFNQTVTATGRLSSSDPNLQNIPIRTPEGRRIREAFIPDEGNVLLAADYSQIELRILAHLADEEVLKESFARGEDIHRRTACEIFGVFPEMVSDEQRRQAKTINFGVLYGMGAFSLAKSLGIDRKQAQGFIDAYFERLPRVAEFLEARREEARSNKYVKTLLGRRCAIPEIDSKNPNFRSYAERNATNYPIQGSAADIIKLAMIGVFKRLQAQSLKTRMVLQVHDELVFDVPRAELDEVSALVKHEMENAVELRVPLDVEVGVGANWREAH
- a CDS encoding type II secretion system protein, with protein sequence MKSCLSSPLHPLRNQRGAMLIVVLVAVVVMGLGAALAGTSWKTITQRAREQQLLWVGQQYQRAIESYYNADFRGGSQPRAFQPPGREKTSSGTGMLPSRLEDLVRDPRSAGVVRHLRSIYPDPMTGEPFVLIKDQGGRIRGVRSSSDEKPFQTDNFPAGLEAFSGAERYSQWDFIYETPQNAVQPGGVNFDTGSIPGSGSSLPGTNPRGDDTPGPARE
- a CDS encoding YdbL family protein — protein: MRKSFFWAMFGMLVAVSCVTINIYFPAEDVRQAAERIVDEVYGTPGAPGAERSPAQDAPVGPGSFLQQLFGARSAYAQQDIDISTPEIRAIRAAMTERGAELAPFLDSGHIGIGQDGLLAVRSPDGLELKERARVNRLVADENADRLRLYAEIARANGFADKADEVQQIFAQSWREKARPGWYLQQSDGSWQQR